The following proteins are co-located in the Asticcacaulis excentricus CB 48 genome:
- the arsH gene encoding arsenical resistance protein ArsH — protein sequence MDAESFQAIDETKLFAPEPMHHAPRILLLYGSVRSRSFSRLVSEEAARILNRFGAETRTFNPSGLPLPDDADVSHPKVQELRELVQWAEGMVWCSPERHGAMTGVMKSQIDWIPLALGSVRPTQGKTLAVMQVSGGSQSFNAVNQLRVLGRWMRCITIPNQSSVAKAFTEFDEHDRMKPSSYYDRIVDVMEELVKFTLLTRERADCLVDRYSERKESAEELSKRVNLRSI from the coding sequence ATGGACGCCGAGAGCTTTCAGGCAATAGACGAGACCAAGCTGTTCGCGCCCGAGCCAATGCATCACGCGCCGCGCATTTTGCTGCTCTATGGATCGGTGCGGTCGCGTTCGTTCAGCCGTCTGGTCTCCGAGGAAGCCGCTCGCATCCTCAACCGCTTCGGGGCGGAGACGCGCACCTTCAACCCGTCGGGCCTGCCGCTGCCAGACGACGCCGATGTCAGCCATCCCAAAGTGCAGGAACTGCGCGAACTGGTGCAATGGGCCGAAGGCATGGTCTGGTGTTCGCCCGAGCGGCATGGCGCCATGACCGGCGTCATGAAATCCCAGATCGACTGGATACCGCTGGCGCTGGGATCGGTTCGTCCCACCCAAGGCAAGACCCTAGCGGTCATGCAGGTCTCGGGCGGCTCGCAATCGTTCAATGCCGTCAACCAGCTACGCGTGCTGGGCCGCTGGATGCGCTGTATCACCATTCCCAATCAGTCATCCGTCGCCAAGGCCTTCACCGAGTTCGACGAACACGATCGGATGAAGCCGTCCTCTTATTACGACCGCATCGTCGATGTCATGGAGGAACTGGTGAAATTCACCCTCCTGACCCGCGAACGGGCCGACTGCCTCGTCGACCGCTATTCCGAGCGCAAGGAAAGCGCCGAAGAGCTATCGAAGCGCGTCAATCTCCGCTCTATCTAA